The Vanessa atalanta chromosome 2, ilVanAtal1.2, whole genome shotgun sequence DNA window ATTTGAAACTCCAAGCAACAACATcagaaaaatataagaaaatggaCTGACACAAGAATATCAAAAATCGAAGTATCTAAGAACTTGTCATTATTTACATAGATCAACCTCACTTACAGTGCAGAGCTAGATATTGATTGACTAAGTAGAATCCTACTTCAGtaggatttaatttaataacaataatgctAATAAAGCTTCAGCTTTTATTagcattattgttattatatgatGGTCAGTATAAATGTAACTTCTATTATatggtaataaaaattaagagacCTACCAAAATGATGTAATGGTGATggtgaattaataatatatgagttAATTGCCAACTTACCGAGTGATGTATATTTAGCATTGCACTGATCACATTGATGAATAATCTTTGGatctttctttttctttacaGTGGAACTGCTACCATTTTTTCGTTTACCTCGACCAAGCAATTTGCTTCTTTTACTGTGCTTGCCGTTGCTCAGCTCGTCAGGTACATAGTTTGAactttcatcatcatcatcaaaacCTTCAGCTTCAACTTTAaacatttcatcaaaattattgAAAGTTGGACTTTGGGATCTGAAATCACAAATATGTCCTTTAAAAAAACTTGGTATACAATGAAAAGGACAATGACGTACTTCTCTCATTAATCTATATCTAAACTCGAAACAAAAAAGCAAAATGTCTTGAAATCTAATATCAAAGAACATAATGTCatcattataaatttgtttacttttttatacctttaaACAAATAACTGGTTGTATATCATCGATTTTAACACAAAGAATGAATGATATATCATACACAAAGCACTATTCACCTGTCTGGTGACTCCTCTTTCTTGACCTTTTCAATGTGTATAGAGCCTGGTAGAGTATGTAAGAGCAGCATGTGAGTGGCCAAGGCCTCTGGGCCTCCCGCCTCCCCACTCACCTCGCATTCCGTACACTGCCAactgttatacatattttattaatatttttaactagctaataattttaattttgttacatatatttaaatacatagcaTTCTAAAGAAGGTATAAAACTGAAGGTAAGCTATACAATGAGCTTGggcaaaattattattcattttataaagaaaaagttgtactttaaaattagtaaaaaaacatatatattatgaaaaaatattgcagcataaaaataattatgatcagATAAGTGTAATAACTAATaatgcttattaaatattatgaataccaCCACACCTGTCATCACAAAGTTTGCTGCGCACTTTCCGCTTGCTATCTgtgattgttttcttttttcttttgtcaAGTTTTCTATGACGTTTCTTTTTTGTGAGGGATAAAGGTTCGTCTTCCGAGTCGTCATCGAAATTTTTGTCGATATCCAAACTTTCATTTTTCACAGGATCGAGTGACACAGATACTTGTATATTTTGTGTTACAAATAATGGGTTCTTGCTGAGTATGGATTGAAACTCctcttttaactttaaatattctatttctgCGCGTTCTAATATATTAACTAGATTGAGGCACGTTTTACAAATGAACTTGGAACCGTTTGTTGATTTCCCGATATCGTTTAgtgtaaatttacataaataatcatAGAGAGTAGTTCCCGCAGCGGTATTCGTGGTACTCAAGTCGCAATTCTCTGGCGTCCGGTTCAGGCACACCAAACAGTCGACTAGTTCCTGCTTTACGGTTATTTCTTGTTCCTCTTTTACACCCAAAACTCCATTATCTTTCGGTAAGCTCTTGTTCTCATCTCTGTTGCTATTCATTGAGCAGACTTCAGTCATTTTGCAACCggtttttaattatgttcaGTGGAATCATTACACAAATGTAGttcgtaaaatattatcataacgaATAAATTGGattgttaataattactataataagaggaagaaaaacaaaaactagcgatttgttaaactttaagtGACATGACAATTACATGACATTTTCATATAAACAGGCTATATC harbors:
- the LOC125072567 gene encoding zinc finger protein 239-like codes for the protein MTEVCSMNSNRDENKSLPKDNGVLGVKEEQEITVKQELVDCLVCLNRTPENCDLSTTNTAAGTTLYDYLCKFTLNDIGKSTNGSKFICKTCLNLVNILERAEIEYLKLKEEFQSILSKNPLFVTQNIQVSVSLDPVKNESLDIDKNFDDDSEDEPLSLTKKKRHRKLDKRKKKTITDSKRKVRSKLCDDSWQCTECEVSGEAGGPEALATHMLLLHTLPGSIHIEKVKKEESPDRSQSPTFNNFDEMFKVEAEGFDDDDESSNYVPDELSNGKHSKRSKLLGRGKRKNGSSSTVKKKKDPKIIHQCDQCNAKYTSLVRLEQHKLKHDDSKPPYICEVCGAHYKHKRACDIHVAMHKGISDWKCEECNKLFPSKGALQRHNNIHTGKLNYQCDLCGKSFIHTSSFKMHKLSHSGVKPHSCDVCGLALMTRSHLKRHKRVHSGEKRHECGVCGKRFSERYNLAAHARAHAGEGAALALQPRRRLFRCAFCPERFERRVQLERHAGAAHGRALERPPPTPRNTMSKLLKAQAQRREPDCKPERSPPAAPAAPAAPAGAGAASSWAGVYAVEFGLRADYSH